A stretch of the Panthera uncia isolate 11264 chromosome D1, Puncia_PCG_1.0, whole genome shotgun sequence genome encodes the following:
- the TMEM45B gene encoding transmembrane protein 45B isoform X2 has translation MANFKGHALPGSFFLIVGLWWSVKYPLIYFHQKGKSSQLTHYHQRLEIIEAAIRTLFSVIGILAEQFVPDGPYFHLYHENQWVKLMNWQHSTMYLFFAVSGIVDMLTYLIAHVPLGVDRLVMAMAVFTEGFLFYYHVHNRPPLDQHIHSLLLCALFGGTFSIFLEVILRDNIVLQLFRTTLVILQGTWFWQIGFVLFPPFGAPEWDQKDEANIMFITMCFCWHYMAALCIVAINYSLVYCHLTRLKRCGGEIIGIQKLKSDHTYQTALLTGSDEE, from the exons ATGGCAAACTTTAAGGGCCATGCTCTCCCAGGGAGTTTTTTCTTGATAGTTGGACTGTGGTGGTCAGTGAAGTATCCACTGATATACTTCCACCAAAAGGGGAAAAGCAGCCAACTGACTCATTACCATCAGCGCCTTGAGATCATTGAAGCCGCAATCCGAACTTTGTTTTCAGTCATTG GGATCCTGGCAGAGCAGTTTGTTCCAGATGGGCCCTACTTCCACCTGTACCATGAAAACCAGTGGGTGAAGTTGATGAACTGGCAGCACAGCACCATGTATCTGTTCTTTGCAGTCTCGGGAATCGTGGACATGCTCACCTATCTCATCGCCCACGTTCCCCTGGGGGTAGACAGATTGGTTATGGCTATGGCAGTATTCACTGAAG GTTTTCTCTTCTACTACCATGTCCATAACCGACCACCCTTGGACCAGCACATCCACTCACTCCTGCTGTGTGCACTGTTTGGAGGGACTTTCAGCATCTTCTTAGAGGTGATCCTCCGGGACAACATTGTGCTGCAACTTTTCCGAACCACTCTTGTTAttcttcagggcacctggttcTGGCAG ATTGGGTTTGTGCTGTTCCCACCGTTTGGAGCACCCGAATGGGACCAGAAAGATGAAGCAAACATCATGTTCATCACCATGTGTTTCTGCTGGCACTACATGGCTGCCCTCTGCATTGTGGCCATCAACTACTCTCTCGTTTACTG CCATTTGACTCGGTTAAAGAGGTGCGGAGGAGAAATCATTGGGATTcagaagctgaagtcagatcacACTTACCAGACGGCCCTCCTGACTGGCTCAGATGAAGAGTGA
- the TMEM45B gene encoding transmembrane protein 45B isoform X1, whose product MEMDWCPRTLMANFKGHALPGSFFLIVGLWWSVKYPLIYFHQKGKSSQLTHYHQRLEIIEAAIRTLFSVIGILAEQFVPDGPYFHLYHENQWVKLMNWQHSTMYLFFAVSGIVDMLTYLIAHVPLGVDRLVMAMAVFTEGFLFYYHVHNRPPLDQHIHSLLLCALFGGTFSIFLEVILRDNIVLQLFRTTLVILQGTWFWQIGFVLFPPFGAPEWDQKDEANIMFITMCFCWHYMAALCIVAINYSLVYCHLTRLKRCGGEIIGIQKLKSDHTYQTALLTGSDEE is encoded by the exons GTGTCCAAGAACACTGATGGCAAACTTTAAGGGCCATGCTCTCCCAGGGAGTTTTTTCTTGATAGTTGGACTGTGGTGGTCAGTGAAGTATCCACTGATATACTTCCACCAAAAGGGGAAAAGCAGCCAACTGACTCATTACCATCAGCGCCTTGAGATCATTGAAGCCGCAATCCGAACTTTGTTTTCAGTCATTG GGATCCTGGCAGAGCAGTTTGTTCCAGATGGGCCCTACTTCCACCTGTACCATGAAAACCAGTGGGTGAAGTTGATGAACTGGCAGCACAGCACCATGTATCTGTTCTTTGCAGTCTCGGGAATCGTGGACATGCTCACCTATCTCATCGCCCACGTTCCCCTGGGGGTAGACAGATTGGTTATGGCTATGGCAGTATTCACTGAAG GTTTTCTCTTCTACTACCATGTCCATAACCGACCACCCTTGGACCAGCACATCCACTCACTCCTGCTGTGTGCACTGTTTGGAGGGACTTTCAGCATCTTCTTAGAGGTGATCCTCCGGGACAACATTGTGCTGCAACTTTTCCGAACCACTCTTGTTAttcttcagggcacctggttcTGGCAG ATTGGGTTTGTGCTGTTCCCACCGTTTGGAGCACCCGAATGGGACCAGAAAGATGAAGCAAACATCATGTTCATCACCATGTGTTTCTGCTGGCACTACATGGCTGCCCTCTGCATTGTGGCCATCAACTACTCTCTCGTTTACTG CCATTTGACTCGGTTAAAGAGGTGCGGAGGAGAAATCATTGGGATTcagaagctgaagtcagatcacACTTACCAGACGGCCCTCCTGACTGGCTCAGATGAAGAGTGA